From the genome of Clostridium sp. BNL1100, one region includes:
- a CDS encoding dihydrofolate reductase translates to MISMIWAMGQNNALGCKNRMPWYIPADFSYFKKITMGKTVIMGRKTFESLGKPLPGRKNIVITRETGYSPEGCTTVNSIQKAMDYTGEEEVFIIGGAEIYKEFLPIADRLYLTLIEKEFEADTFFPEIDYSQWKQVSCENGIKDEKNPYKYKWLIYERIKQ, encoded by the coding sequence ATGATTTCAATGATATGGGCTATGGGTCAGAACAATGCCCTTGGTTGTAAAAACAGAATGCCTTGGTATATACCGGCTGATTTTTCATACTTCAAAAAAATTACTATGGGAAAAACGGTCATTATGGGGAGAAAAACCTTTGAATCTCTCGGTAAACCCCTGCCGGGCCGAAAAAACATAGTAATTACAAGGGAGACAGGCTATAGCCCTGAGGGCTGTACCACGGTTAATTCAATACAAAAAGCTATGGATTATACAGGGGAAGAGGAAGTCTTTATAATTGGGGGAGCGGAAATATACAAAGAATTTCTCCCTATTGCAGACAGACTGTATCTAACTCTGATAGAAAAAGAGTTTGAAGCGGACACTTTTTTCCCGGAAATCGACTATAGCCAATGGAAACAGGTATCATGCGAGAATGGTATCAAGGATGAAAAAAATCCGTATAAATATAAATGGCTGATATATGAAAGAATAAAACAATAG
- a CDS encoding thymidylate synthase: MQQYLDLCKHILNNGIKKEDRTGTGTISTFGYQMRFDLQKGFPLLTTKKLHLKSIIHELLWFISGDTNTKYLKENGVSIWDEWADENGNLGPVYGHQWRSWSTPDGRSIDQLKEVIEQIKNNPDSRRLIVSSWNVGEIEKMALPPCHCFYQFYVANGTLSCMLYQRSADVFIGVPFNIASYALFTMMVAQSCGLKAGEFVHTLGDAHIYLNHIEQVNLQLSRDPRPLPKMNINPDVKDLFEFKYSDFTLTDYDPHPHIKGAVAV, translated from the coding sequence ATGCAACAGTACCTTGATTTATGTAAACATATACTAAATAACGGTATAAAAAAAGAAGACAGAACAGGAACGGGAACTATAAGCACTTTTGGATACCAGATGAGGTTTGACCTTCAGAAAGGTTTTCCTTTATTAACAACTAAAAAGCTTCATTTAAAGTCAATAATACATGAACTTCTCTGGTTTATTAGCGGTGATACAAACACAAAGTATTTAAAGGAAAACGGAGTTTCCATATGGGATGAGTGGGCGGACGAAAATGGCAACCTTGGCCCCGTCTACGGACATCAATGGAGGTCTTGGAGTACCCCCGACGGAAGAAGCATTGACCAGCTTAAGGAAGTCATTGAACAAATAAAAAATAATCCGGATTCCAGAAGACTCATAGTAAGCTCTTGGAATGTCGGGGAAATAGAAAAAATGGCTCTGCCACCATGTCACTGCTTTTATCAGTTTTATGTGGCAAACGGAACCTTATCCTGTATGCTATACCAAAGAAGTGCTGACGTATTTATAGGTGTGCCTTTTAATATAGCGTCATATGCATTATTTACAATGATGGTAGCTCAAAGCTGCGGCCTCAAAGCCGGCGAGTTTGTCCATACACTGGGGGATGCACACATTTATCTCAATCACATTGAACAGGTAAATCTGCAATTGAGCCGTGACCCTAGGCCCTTGCCAAAAATGAATATTAACCCGGATGTAAAGGATTTATTTGAATTTAAATACAGTGATTTTACATTAACCGATTATGATCCTCACCCACATATCAAAGGGGCGGTGGCTGTATGA
- a CDS encoding TIGR03960 family B12-binding radical SAM protein, which yields MSVNLSDALLKSVEKPSRYTGNEWNSVIKDPKSVDIRFAFCFPDSYEVGMSHLGMKILYHLLNERNDCYCERVFAPWTDMEEKMRQNNIPLYGLESKDPIRDFDFVGFTLQYEMSFTNIINMLDLAGIPLTSDKRSDSDSFVCAGGPCAYNPEPLADIIDFFMMGEGEEIINEVMDAYAKWKGTGRSRQEFLEDIVKIEGIYVPAFYDVSYNEDGTIRSFEPKKPDYPVKIKKRIIKDMDKAYFPEKIIVPYTDIVHDRIMLEVFRGCTRGCRFCQAGFIYRPVREKSHKRLLELANKLEESSGYEEISLTSLSTSDYTELHELTTGLLDEMEEKKVNLSLPSLRIDSFSLDLMEKAQKVRKSGLTFAPEAGTQRLRDVINKGVTEEDLLNAVSMAFNGGWNGVKLYFMLGLPTETMEDVEGIADLAYKVVNAYKNVPREKKGKFLNVTVSTSSFVPKAFTPFQWEPQDSRENLNEKQMLLKSKIRSKQVTYNYHENRLSLLEAVFARGDRRTCKVLLKAWEMGCKFDSWGEHFKFDVWMKAFEECGVDPYFYATRKRDYEELLPWDHIDIGVSKKYLINESKKALEEKITPNCRVNCGGCGATIFDSGICGGN from the coding sequence ATGAGTGTTAATCTGTCGGATGCGTTATTGAAGAGTGTTGAGAAACCATCTAGATATACCGGTAATGAATGGAACAGCGTCATAAAAGACCCTAAAAGTGTTGATATACGTTTCGCATTTTGTTTTCCCGACTCTTACGAAGTAGGCATGTCCCATCTGGGTATGAAAATACTATACCATTTGTTAAATGAAAGAAATGACTGCTATTGTGAAAGAGTATTTGCTCCATGGACGGATATGGAAGAAAAAATGAGACAGAACAATATTCCGCTTTATGGACTTGAATCTAAAGACCCAATCAGGGATTTTGATTTTGTAGGCTTTACACTTCAATATGAAATGAGCTTTACAAATATAATAAATATGCTTGATTTGGCAGGTATACCTCTGACCTCGGACAAAAGAAGTGACAGTGATTCATTTGTTTGTGCAGGAGGCCCCTGCGCATATAATCCTGAACCATTGGCTGACATAATCGACTTTTTTATGATGGGCGAAGGCGAAGAAATAATCAATGAAGTAATGGATGCATATGCAAAATGGAAGGGAACAGGACGTTCAAGACAGGAATTCCTTGAAGATATAGTCAAAATAGAAGGTATATATGTCCCGGCATTTTATGACGTTTCATATAATGAGGACGGTACTATAAGAAGCTTTGAGCCTAAAAAGCCGGATTATCCCGTAAAAATAAAAAAGAGGATAATTAAAGATATGGACAAGGCATATTTTCCTGAAAAAATAATAGTTCCATATACTGATATAGTACATGACAGAATAATGCTTGAGGTATTCAGAGGTTGTACAAGAGGATGCAGATTCTGTCAGGCAGGATTTATATACAGACCCGTACGTGAAAAGAGTCACAAGAGATTGCTTGAGCTGGCCAACAAGCTTGAGGAAAGCTCAGGCTATGAGGAAATTTCCCTGACCTCACTTAGTACAAGTGATTATACGGAGCTTCACGAACTGACAACAGGATTGCTTGATGAAATGGAAGAGAAAAAAGTAAATTTATCTCTGCCTTCATTAAGAATTGACTCATTCTCACTGGATTTAATGGAAAAAGCCCAGAAGGTAAGGAAAAGCGGACTTACATTTGCTCCGGAAGCAGGAACCCAGAGACTAAGAGATGTAATCAACAAGGGTGTAACGGAAGAGGATTTGTTAAACGCTGTATCTATGGCATTTAATGGTGGCTGGAACGGTGTGAAACTGTATTTTATGCTTGGACTTCCTACAGAAACCATGGAAGATGTTGAAGGAATTGCTGATCTGGCTTATAAGGTAGTAAATGCTTATAAAAACGTTCCAAGGGAAAAGAAAGGAAAATTCCTCAATGTTACTGTGAGTACATCTTCCTTTGTACCAAAGGCCTTTACGCCATTCCAATGGGAGCCACAAGACAGCAGGGAAAATCTCAATGAAAAGCAGATGCTTTTAAAAAGTAAGATTCGTTCCAAACAGGTAACCTATAACTATCATGAAAATAGACTCAGCCTTCTGGAAGCCGTGTTTGCCAGAGGAGACAGAAGGACCTGCAAGGTGCTGCTGAAAGCTTGGGAAATGGGCTGCAAATTTGACAGCTGGGGTGAGCACTTTAAATTTGATGTATGGATGAAAGCCTTTGAAGAATGTGGGGTGGATCCATATTTTTATGCAACACGCAAAAGAGATTATGAGGAACTGCTGCCTTGGGATCATATTGATATAGGAGTTTCCAAAAAATATCTTATAAACGAATCGAAAAAGGCACTGGAAGAAAAAATTACGCCCAATTGCCGTGTAAACTGCGGCGGCTGCGGTGCTACAATATTTGATAGTGGTATTTGTGGAGGTAATTAA
- the dinB gene encoding DNA polymerase IV, whose amino-acid sequence MDRVVFLVDMNAFFISCEMSRNPVIAGKPAAVAGNPKTRTGIILAANYEARKFGIKTTMVIHQALKLCPEMLLVPPDHRFYERKSMEVMEILERFSPVIEQNSIDEAWLDMSGTETLFGSPIEAAQQIMDAINDELGLWCSIGISQNKLLSKIASEIKKPMGITELWQKDIHTKLWPLKVTDLYGIGKQTGLKLNNLGIKTIGELAKYNPQALVSFFGRQGLELQRMAHGLDMSTVTPHVSGEMKSIGRSTTLASDITDIEEVKTTFIEMCEEVGYEARKNNKKGRTIQITIKYSDFKTITRQTSIEPTYLTKDIYETGFTLLNKNWNSLMPVRLIGISISGFENEGLSGQMSLFDAADFCDNSSRKEEKLEKAIDSIRSKLGTNSIGRAIQIKNPKIK is encoded by the coding sequence ATGGACAGAGTAGTTTTCCTAGTGGATATGAACGCATTTTTTATTAGCTGTGAAATGTCCAGAAACCCTGTAATAGCCGGTAAACCGGCTGCTGTTGCAGGCAATCCCAAAACAAGAACGGGGATAATTCTTGCTGCAAACTATGAAGCAAGAAAATTTGGGATTAAAACTACTATGGTTATTCATCAGGCTCTGAAACTTTGTCCTGAAATGTTGCTTGTTCCACCGGATCACAGGTTCTACGAAAGAAAGTCCATGGAAGTTATGGAAATCCTTGAAAGATTTTCGCCGGTCATAGAACAAAACAGTATAGATGAGGCGTGGCTGGATATGTCGGGTACAGAAACACTCTTTGGAAGCCCTATAGAAGCGGCGCAACAGATAATGGATGCAATAAATGACGAGCTGGGCTTATGGTGCTCTATAGGAATTTCCCAAAACAAGCTTTTGTCAAAAATAGCATCCGAAATTAAGAAACCAATGGGGATAACAGAACTCTGGCAGAAGGACATTCATACAAAATTGTGGCCTTTAAAAGTAACAGACCTGTACGGAATAGGTAAACAGACAGGTCTGAAGCTTAACAATTTGGGGATTAAAACTATAGGCGAACTGGCAAAATATAATCCACAGGCCTTGGTCAGCTTCTTTGGCAGGCAGGGGCTGGAGCTTCAAAGAATGGCACACGGGCTTGATATGTCTACGGTTACGCCTCACGTGTCAGGAGAAATGAAGTCCATCGGGCGGTCAACAACACTTGCATCAGATATAACAGATATTGAAGAAGTGAAGACGACATTTATTGAGATGTGCGAAGAAGTTGGCTATGAAGCCCGGAAAAACAATAAGAAGGGACGTACTATTCAAATAACCATAAAGTATTCGGATTTTAAGACAATAACAAGACAAACAAGTATAGAGCCTACCTATCTCACAAAAGACATATATGAGACAGGTTTTACTCTCTTGAATAAAAACTGGAACAGCTTGATGCCTGTCCGGCTAATCGGAATAAGCATTAGTGGCTTTGAAAATGAAGGCCTTTCAGGACAAATGTCACTATTTGATGCAGCTGATTTTTGTGACAATTCATCCCGAAAAGAAGAAAAGCTTGAAAAAGCCATTGATTCAATAAGAAGTAAATTGGGAACAAACTCCATTGGCAGGGCCATACAAATTAAGAACCCGAAAATAAAGTAA
- a CDS encoding flagellar brake domain-containing protein, protein MNANDIIIGTKLEIEIPEYIKSFPSQTSSYISQLLDVADAKNITIAAPMSEGRYKYLSAGLNIIVYFLNQRQELMHFNATVKEYKKSGHLETFDASVTSDFTKIQRRMNYRLDTVLECKYVTVDDHSSTRGKPEFKEISSNDFKTALTKNISGSGLCLIMDNSVDSGMMLDILVDLEGMGQIRVLAQVIRSISVENKKHEVGMNFVYISPQDSSTLTKYIFQKQRLMLKNNPLSKK, encoded by the coding sequence ATGAATGCTAATGACATTATTATCGGGACCAAATTAGAAATCGAAATACCGGAGTACATAAAAAGTTTTCCCTCCCAGACTTCCAGTTATATCAGTCAACTTCTGGATGTGGCAGATGCAAAAAACATAACTATAGCTGCTCCAATGAGTGAGGGCCGTTATAAGTATCTGTCAGCCGGGCTGAACATCATCGTGTACTTTTTAAATCAGAGACAAGAGCTGATGCATTTTAATGCCACTGTAAAAGAATATAAAAAATCAGGGCATCTGGAAACCTTCGATGCGTCAGTAACCAGTGATTTTACCAAAATCCAGAGAAGAATGAACTATAGGCTGGATACAGTTCTGGAATGCAAATATGTCACTGTTGATGACCACTCGTCGACTAGAGGAAAGCCAGAATTTAAAGAAATATCCTCAAATGATTTTAAAACTGCGTTAACCAAAAATATCAGTGGAAGCGGTCTATGCCTGATTATGGATAATTCTGTTGATTCGGGTATGATGTTAGATATTTTGGTAGACCTTGAAGGCATGGGTCAAATACGGGTACTGGCGCAAGTAATCCGTTCCATAAGTGTCGAGAACAAGAAACATGAAGTGGGTATGAATTTTGTTTATATTTCTCCACAGGATTCAAGCACACTAACTAAGTACATTTTTCAAAAACAGCGTCTTATGCTGAAAAACAATCCATTATCAAAAAAGTAA
- a CDS encoding lysophospholipid acyltransferase family protein, whose translation MKSYFTGNRYETTGNKRNIFDKLFLNTRWYFVYGYAKVVLKGRNLAVKNKYDSEKWAASSYKILECIEKSGGKLFIEGLDNISKSDGPVVFVSNHMSTLETFVFPCIIVPLKEVTYVVKDSLVSMPIFGSIMRSRNPIVVSRKNSRQDLLNVINKGKEILAEGRSIVLFPEGTRQEQFNPEKFNSLGIKLAKEAGVPVIPVAIKTDFWGNGKLIKDIGPIRRKEPVCMSFGEPITITGNGKAEHKQVIEFITNKINEFKNIKI comes from the coding sequence ATGAAGAGTTATTTTACAGGAAACAGATATGAAACTACAGGGAATAAGAGAAATATATTTGACAAGCTTTTTCTGAATACCAGATGGTATTTTGTTTACGGCTATGCAAAAGTAGTTTTAAAGGGAAGGAACCTTGCAGTAAAGAATAAGTACGATTCAGAAAAATGGGCGGCTTCCAGTTATAAAATATTAGAATGTATTGAAAAGAGCGGCGGCAAACTATTTATTGAGGGTTTGGATAATATTTCAAAGTCAGATGGACCTGTTGTGTTTGTCAGTAATCACATGAGTACATTGGAAACCTTTGTATTTCCTTGTATAATTGTACCGTTAAAGGAAGTTACCTATGTTGTAAAGGATTCTCTTGTATCAATGCCGATATTCGGGTCTATTATGCGAAGCAGAAACCCTATAGTAGTATCCAGAAAGAACTCAAGGCAGGATTTACTCAATGTAATAAACAAAGGAAAGGAAATACTTGCTGAGGGAAGGTCTATTGTTTTATTCCCTGAAGGAACAAGGCAGGAGCAATTCAATCCGGAAAAGTTTAATTCATTGGGTATAAAGCTTGCAAAAGAGGCTGGCGTACCCGTGATACCTGTTGCAATAAAAACCGATTTCTGGGGAAATGGCAAGCTAATAAAGGACATTGGACCAATCCGCAGAAAAGAACCGGTATGTATGTCTTTTGGCGAACCCATAACCATAACCGGAAATGGTAAGGCAGAACATAAGCAGGTTATAGAGTTTATAACCAATAAAATAAATGAATTTAAAAATATCAAAATTTGA
- the rplT gene encoding 50S ribosomal protein L20 encodes MARVKGAVRTRARHKKILKLAKGYFGAKSKLYRMANQAVMKSLNYAFNDRRAKKRDFRKLWIARINAAARINGLSYSKFISGLKKSGIELNRKVLADLAVNDAAAFAKLAETAKAAK; translated from the coding sequence ATGGCAAGAGTTAAAGGTGCGGTTAGAACCCGTGCAAGACATAAAAAGATACTAAAGCTTGCAAAAGGATATTTTGGTGCAAAGAGCAAGCTCTATAGAATGGCAAACCAAGCTGTAATGAAATCTTTGAATTACGCTTTCAACGACAGAAGAGCTAAGAAGAGAGATTTCAGAAAGCTTTGGATCGCAAGAATTAACGCTGCTGCAAGAATAAATGGATTATCATATAGCAAATTCATCAGCGGTTTGAAGAAGTCAGGAATAGAACTTAACAGAAAAGTTCTTGCTGATTTGGCAGTAAACGATGCGGCTGCATTTGCTAAGCTTGCTGAAACTGCAAAAGCTGCTAAATAA
- the rpmI gene encoding 50S ribosomal protein L35, with translation MPKLKTHSASKKRFRVTATGKIKRGQAWRNHRLVSKSKKAKKHHRLGAYVSAAQEATIKKLIPYK, from the coding sequence ATGCCAAAGTTAAAGACACATAGTGCATCTAAAAAGAGATTTAGAGTTACAGCTACAGGTAAGATCAAAAGAGGCCAGGCTTGGAGAAACCATAGACTTGTATCAAAGTCAAAAAAGGCTAAAAAGCATCATAGATTAGGTGCATACGTTTCAGCTGCACAAGAAGCTACTATCAAAAAACTTATTCCATATAAATAA
- a CDS encoding TIGR03936 family radical SAM-associated protein, which yields MTIIRVKFRRGDEVKFISHLDLMKVFERAIRRARLPIAYSQGFNPHPGMVFGLPLGVGVTSEAEYGDFEITDDEMSAQEFADRLNLQLPKGMEVLAAKKKVSKQNIMATIAASEYIVIVGTPAECNQKTLKTAIDKYLSQKEIVVKKRTKNGVKDTDIRDMIFDLNFELQPFGTFNIIRFTALVSAGSKANLKPDLLIESLCGYLGIEYEIDRIHRTKLFVRSQDQLLDPMEEVV from the coding sequence TTGACTATTATACGTGTAAAGTTCAGACGTGGCGATGAAGTCAAATTCATTTCTCACCTTGACCTAATGAAGGTATTTGAAAGAGCCATAAGAAGGGCAAGACTTCCCATAGCCTATTCTCAGGGCTTTAATCCTCACCCGGGTATGGTTTTTGGTCTGCCCTTGGGAGTTGGAGTTACAAGTGAAGCAGAGTACGGTGATTTCGAAATTACCGATGATGAAATGTCAGCACAGGAATTTGCGGACAGACTAAATTTACAGCTCCCTAAAGGAATGGAGGTTTTAGCTGCCAAAAAGAAGGTGTCAAAGCAAAATATAATGGCTACTATAGCTGCATCTGAGTATATTGTAATTGTGGGTACTCCGGCAGAATGTAACCAAAAGACTCTGAAGACGGCTATTGACAAATATTTATCACAAAAAGAAATTGTCGTTAAGAAAAGAACAAAAAATGGTGTAAAGGATACAGATATCAGAGACATGATATTTGATTTAAATTTCGAGCTTCAGCCTTTTGGTACCTTCAACATAATTAGATTTACCGCTCTTGTCAGTGCCGGAAGTAAAGCGAATTTAAAGCCCGACCTTCTGATTGAGTCTCTGTGCGGATATCTTGGAATTGAATACGAGATTGACAGGATTCACAGAACAAAGCTTTTTGTAAGGTCTCAGGATCAGCTTCTGGACCCTATGGAAGAAGTAGTTTGA
- the infC gene encoding translation initiation factor IF-3, with protein MINEDIRDKEVRLIDADGTMLGILAIKEAQKLANSKNLDLVKIAPQGVPPVCKIMDYGKYMFELAKKEKEARKNQKIISIKEVRVSPSIEDHDFEFKVKNAYKFLKDGDKVKVSVKFRGREMHYTSIGNEILNKFAEAVKDVGTVEKRPKLEGKSMIMILNPKQ; from the coding sequence ATGATCAATGAGGATATAAGGGATAAAGAAGTCAGACTTATCGATGCTGATGGTACTATGCTTGGTATATTAGCAATTAAGGAAGCCCAGAAACTTGCCAATTCAAAAAATCTTGACCTGGTAAAGATCGCTCCACAGGGAGTACCGCCTGTCTGTAAGATAATGGACTACGGTAAATATATGTTCGAACTTGCCAAGAAAGAGAAAGAAGCAAGGAAAAATCAGAAGATCATAAGCATAAAAGAAGTTAGAGTTTCCCCTTCTATTGAAGACCATGATTTTGAATTCAAAGTTAAGAATGCATATAAGTTCTTAAAGGATGGAGATAAGGTCAAGGTTTCCGTTAAATTTAGGGGGAGGGAAATGCATTACACCTCAATAGGCAACGAAATTCTAAACAAGTTTGCAGAAGCAGTAAAAGATGTTGGAACAGTTGAGAAAAGACCAAAACTTGAAGGCAAAAGTATGATAATGATACTTAATCCAAAGCAGTAG
- a CDS encoding ABC transporter ATP-binding protein/permease, which yields MLELNNISKTYHVGNVDTIALSEISVCFRKKEFVAILGTSGSGKTTFLNILGGLDRYDSGEMSISGKKTSHFTEKEWDAYRNNSIGFVFQSYNLINHLSIIDNVELGMTLSGISQEEKRKKSLDVLNEVGLKEHLHKKPNQLSGGQMQRVAIARALANDPEILLCDEPTGALDSATSIQIMDLIKNISHNRLVIMVTHNPAIAEKYADRIINFKDGKIISDSNPCEPLQVSAVFHLKKTSMSFFTALKLSFNNIKTKKWRAFLTSLASSIGIIGIAVILSLSTGFKKQIDKFQSDALAEFPIILTQTPSHMNSENIKSFKSDTKKTNIGTAEYADSDKVYLYDSSKSKFNHRNIFTEEYLEYISKIDPKICNSIGYARIVGINLVRKINGKASPVTLFNPMEAMKEKANTSSMEGVGLSSYPQQLKKNDPSYLSKNYELMAGKYPDKPTDMVLVVDSKNRINYTILKGMGFLTDNRKSINFDNIVGTQFKIVSNNDYYVKTEFGTYLPGDNYEAMYSSKNSIPVTITGVVRKKPNVKIGILAPGIAYSDKLTQLVINNSKDSDIVKEQEDSSKNVITMQDMDKIEKSMFLAYLGGTASPFMIMVYPDNFSDKDAVTAYLDAYNEGKPLVDKIFYTDLAGTMSQMTGGIMHGITIVLLAFASISLVVSLIMISIITYTSVLERTKEIGILRSLGARKRDIARVFDAETCIIGVFSGVLGIVIAWLLTIPINKIIYNMTELKGVAQLQIIHALLLVLLSTVLTILGGHIPAKMASRKDAVEALRSE from the coding sequence ATGCTGGAATTAAATAATATCAGTAAAACCTATCACGTGGGAAATGTGGACACTATAGCACTGTCTGAAATAAGTGTGTGCTTTCGAAAAAAAGAGTTCGTTGCAATTTTGGGCACAAGCGGGTCAGGTAAAACAACTTTTTTAAATATTCTCGGAGGGCTTGACAGATACGATTCAGGTGAAATGAGTATAAGCGGTAAAAAAACATCTCATTTTACGGAAAAAGAATGGGACGCATACCGAAATAATTCCATAGGCTTTGTATTTCAGAGTTACAACCTGATTAACCATCTAAGTATTATTGATAATGTGGAACTGGGTATGACCCTCAGTGGAATTTCCCAGGAAGAAAAGAGGAAAAAGTCTCTAGACGTATTGAATGAGGTTGGCCTCAAGGAACATCTTCATAAAAAACCAAACCAACTATCAGGTGGTCAAATGCAGCGTGTGGCAATTGCCAGAGCCCTTGCCAATGATCCTGAAATTCTATTATGCGATGAACCTACGGGTGCTCTAGATTCAGCTACAAGTATTCAAATCATGGATTTAATAAAAAATATATCTCACAATCGTCTGGTTATTATGGTAACACACAATCCAGCCATTGCTGAAAAATATGCCGACAGAATCATTAATTTTAAAGACGGCAAAATTATTTCCGACAGTAATCCCTGTGAGCCTCTTCAGGTGTCAGCGGTATTTCATTTGAAGAAAACCAGCATGAGCTTTTTTACGGCCCTTAAACTGTCATTTAACAATATTAAGACAAAAAAATGGAGAGCTTTTCTTACCTCATTGGCTTCAAGTATTGGAATCATTGGTATAGCGGTTATTCTGAGCTTATCTACAGGGTTCAAGAAGCAGATTGATAAATTTCAGAGTGATGCCCTCGCTGAATTTCCTATAATACTGACGCAAACTCCTTCACATATGAATTCGGAAAATATAAAATCATTCAAAAGCGACACAAAGAAAACAAACATCGGAACTGCTGAATACGCTGATTCAGACAAGGTATATCTATACGATTCGTCAAAAAGCAAATTTAATCATAGAAATATTTTTACCGAGGAATATCTGGAATACATCAGTAAAATTGATCCTAAAATCTGTAACAGTATAGGCTATGCCCGAATAGTAGGCATCAATCTGGTGCGGAAAATTAACGGAAAGGCCTCGCCTGTAACGCTGTTTAACCCAATGGAAGCCATGAAGGAAAAAGCAAACACGTCCAGTATGGAAGGAGTCGGTCTCTCTTCATACCCCCAGCAATTAAAAAAAAATGACCCATCATATCTTTCGAAAAATTATGAGCTCATGGCAGGTAAATACCCCGATAAGCCTACTGATATGGTACTTGTAGTAGATTCTAAAAACCGGATAAACTATACTATACTAAAAGGAATGGGCTTTCTAACTGACAATAGGAAATCTATAAATTTTGATAACATTGTAGGTACCCAGTTTAAGATAGTATCAAACAATGATTACTATGTTAAAACCGAGTTCGGCACGTACCTTCCGGGTGATAATTATGAAGCCATGTATTCTTCTAAAAACAGTATTCCCGTTACTATTACAGGGGTAGTCAGAAAAAAGCCAAATGTTAAAATCGGAATTCTTGCTCCCGGAATTGCATATAGTGATAAGCTAACCCAGTTGGTAATAAACAACTCAAAAGATTCCGACATCGTAAAGGAGCAGGAGGACAGCAGTAAAAATGTCATTACCATGCAGGATATGGATAAAATCGAAAAATCCATGTTTCTTGCCTATCTGGGCGGAACTGCCTCTCCATTTATGATAATGGTTTATCCTGACAATTTCAGTGATAAGGATGCTGTTACGGCTTATCTGGATGCATATAATGAAGGCAAACCTCTGGTTGATAAGATATTTTATACGGACCTTGCCGGAACAATGTCTCAGATGACAGGAGGAATTATGCATGGTATTACCATCGTACTTTTAGCCTTTGCGTCCATTTCTCTTGTAGTAAGCCTAATAATGATAAGTATTATCACTTACACATCAGTGCTTGAACGTACAAAAGAAATAGGCATACTGCGTTCATTGGGTGCAAGAAAAAGGGATATTGCCCGGGTATTTGATGCTGAAACCTGCATTATAGGGGTATTCTCCGGAGTCCTTGGTATAGTAATTGCATGGCTATTGACTATACCTATCAATAAGATTATATACAATATGACGGAGCTCAAAGGTGTGGCCCAGTTGCAAATAATTCATGCATTACTGCTTGTTTTGCTAAGTACAGTTCTTACCATACTCGGAGGACATATTCCTGCTAAGATGGCTTCCAGAAAAGATGCGGTGGAAGCACTAAGGAGTGAATAA